A part of Melittangium boletus DSM 14713 genomic DNA contains:
- the tssM gene encoding type VI secretion system membrane subunit TssM: MMLWAIVVTALAGLAWGAITQLGTPPILTGLVTLGVLLLFASVKWLVGKVRARRAARKLEGALEAQADEQLKTVRPDLQPEIKAMQAEFAKAVEALKTSKLSRGRKDALAILPWYLIVGPSGAGKSTALRNSGLKFPYLSSKGGGLRGVGGTRNCDWWLTNEAVLLDTAGRYTSGEEDRPEWFAFLDTLSKYRPKRPINGLIVAVSVSELMGVDPQAAGELGQNIRERLDEITSRLRTLVPVYLMLTKCDLIPGFTEMYSDLTRSERGQIWGFTVPMGSQAEASTDLMLERFDELVTVLEQRTLKRLGQERRLEARELIYQFSQRFDSLRKNLAEFVQPLFLDNVYQDTPVMRGLYFTSGTQEQKPTERLSGASSQLFGEARPPEPSADGRSYFLWDIFTKVMFQDQEMAVRSSMEEQRYRRRQRVVAATYFTAAALLLLLPLVSFVQNRRLIRDVTKAITSVQLDDRNDLTRIKDLSPLQWHLQELTGHKTTGRPLSLSFGLYQGDKLFPMAQLFYNSALRRVLLGKQYERIEQNLELFTQNFALFKRNQNSPNWKPQSEDYARHFESLKMYLLITWPHAPREPALDEVHQEWLVSQMVQHWTHLNGSGGEVGLRQAITRHARTYIQMLAADPENLSFGRNPLLVAQTRRALNDIPIDSLEMERIVAEVGREYPDLTLGEMIGAVPAMHATKRIPGAFTKPAWEQVVRARLENAFKDREAWVLDKDAQEDEEEYRRRLSSRYYQQYIQVWREFLMSIVVRPPTSVDQMESLLESLTRGKPPAFGRLFQALAYNVQLESSSKDKGANKNVVKKAYDELVSPTGPIKKGPTLIAENSTTGARVYGPHELEKDFAAFIRFGNVKMAVTDEEMQTAVDYYQDRLIEVQLALLRMKENSASATEDFQARIKASQSAVAMLIKNSESDGPIFEQLLLPPFQNLASTLFDDQAKRVSEEWCETIVKPLAQLMDNRYPFVRSSMLDAPLGEISRYIHPVDGTLRKFMQQKLGTEVLSSGRKWSFANTSASSRYRGELLTYLEKTSGLANILFPGDTAEPVVRFQVRIHAGTSPDATPSEISSIGLTIDGTDEIYRNGPDNIWKPMVWPGLAGKMGAHIHVESAFGATADIDEPGEWGLFRMLERVKQVELSADGRFFTATWEIEDMNGALVSVDFRPERTTNPFFSLTGNSANRLLQLFRDPGLFPPRWLASKGTGCEKEAVLSTDGAYR; encoded by the coding sequence ATGATGCTCTGGGCCATCGTGGTCACGGCGCTGGCCGGACTGGCGTGGGGTGCCATCACCCAGCTGGGAACGCCCCCCATCCTGACGGGGCTCGTCACCCTGGGCGTGCTCCTGCTGTTCGCGAGCGTGAAATGGCTCGTGGGCAAGGTGCGGGCGCGCAGGGCGGCCCGGAAGCTCGAGGGCGCACTCGAGGCCCAGGCCGACGAGCAGCTCAAAACGGTGCGCCCAGATCTGCAACCGGAAATCAAGGCCATGCAGGCCGAGTTCGCCAAGGCCGTGGAGGCGCTCAAGACCTCGAAGCTGTCACGAGGCCGCAAGGATGCGCTGGCCATCCTGCCCTGGTACCTCATCGTGGGACCGTCCGGGGCGGGCAAGAGCACCGCGCTGCGCAACTCGGGACTGAAGTTTCCCTATCTCTCCTCCAAGGGAGGCGGCCTCCGGGGTGTGGGTGGCACACGCAATTGTGATTGGTGGCTCACCAACGAAGCGGTCCTGCTTGACACCGCGGGCCGCTACACGAGTGGCGAGGAGGACAGGCCCGAGTGGTTCGCCTTTCTCGACACTCTCTCGAAGTACCGTCCCAAGCGGCCCATCAACGGGCTCATCGTGGCGGTGAGCGTCAGTGAACTGATGGGGGTGGATCCCCAAGCCGCCGGAGAACTGGGCCAGAACATCCGCGAGCGCCTGGATGAAATCACGTCGCGCCTGCGCACGTTGGTGCCCGTCTACCTGATGCTCACCAAGTGCGATCTCATCCCGGGCTTCACGGAGATGTACTCGGATCTGACCCGCTCCGAACGAGGGCAGATCTGGGGCTTCACCGTGCCCATGGGCTCCCAGGCGGAGGCATCCACGGATCTGATGCTCGAGCGCTTCGATGAGTTGGTGACGGTGCTGGAGCAGCGCACCCTCAAGCGCCTGGGTCAGGAACGGCGCTTGGAAGCGCGTGAACTCATCTACCAGTTTTCCCAGCGCTTCGACTCGCTGCGCAAGAATCTGGCCGAGTTCGTCCAGCCGCTCTTCCTGGACAACGTCTACCAGGACACGCCGGTGATGCGTGGGCTGTATTTCACCAGCGGAACCCAGGAGCAGAAACCCACGGAGCGGCTGTCCGGCGCCTCCTCCCAACTCTTTGGGGAAGCACGACCACCCGAGCCCAGTGCGGATGGCCGCAGTTACTTCCTGTGGGACATCTTCACCAAGGTGATGTTCCAGGACCAGGAGATGGCCGTTCGCAGTTCCATGGAGGAGCAGCGCTACCGTCGGCGTCAACGGGTCGTCGCGGCCACCTACTTCACGGCGGCAGCCCTCCTGCTCCTCCTCCCCCTTGTCTCCTTCGTCCAGAACCGACGGCTGATTCGCGACGTGACCAAGGCCATCACGTCCGTGCAACTCGATGACCGCAATGATCTCACGCGCATCAAGGATTTGTCCCCCCTTCAGTGGCACCTGCAGGAACTCACCGGGCACAAGACCACGGGCAGACCCCTGTCGTTGAGCTTCGGGCTGTACCAGGGAGACAAGCTCTTCCCGATGGCACAGTTGTTCTACAACTCGGCCTTGCGCCGGGTGTTGCTTGGCAAGCAGTACGAGCGCATCGAGCAGAACCTCGAGTTGTTCACGCAGAACTTCGCGTTGTTCAAGAGGAACCAGAACTCTCCGAACTGGAAGCCCCAAAGCGAGGACTACGCGCGCCACTTCGAGTCGCTGAAGATGTACCTGCTCATCACCTGGCCACATGCGCCACGCGAGCCCGCCCTGGACGAGGTCCACCAGGAGTGGTTGGTCTCCCAGATGGTCCAACATTGGACCCATCTGAATGGCTCGGGAGGCGAGGTCGGCCTCCGGCAAGCCATCACGCGCCATGCGCGCACGTACATCCAGATGCTGGCGGCGGATCCGGAGAACCTCTCCTTTGGCCGCAATCCGCTGCTGGTCGCGCAGACCCGCCGTGCCCTCAATGACATTCCCATCGACAGCCTGGAAATGGAGCGAATCGTCGCCGAAGTGGGGCGCGAGTACCCGGACTTGACCCTGGGTGAGATGATCGGTGCCGTCCCGGCCATGCACGCCACCAAGAGAATTCCCGGTGCGTTCACGAAACCCGCTTGGGAGCAGGTCGTGCGTGCGCGCCTGGAGAATGCCTTCAAGGATCGGGAAGCCTGGGTCCTGGACAAGGATGCCCAGGAGGACGAGGAGGAGTATCGTCGGCGACTGAGCTCTCGCTACTACCAGCAGTACATCCAGGTGTGGAGAGAGTTCCTGATGTCCATCGTCGTCCGTCCGCCCACCAGCGTGGATCAGATGGAGTCCCTCCTGGAGAGTCTGACACGCGGAAAGCCCCCCGCCTTCGGCAGGTTGTTCCAAGCGCTTGCCTATAACGTGCAGCTGGAGTCGTCCTCCAAGGACAAGGGCGCGAACAAGAACGTGGTGAAGAAGGCCTACGATGAGCTTGTCTCTCCGACGGGTCCTATCAAGAAAGGCCCCACGCTCATCGCTGAGAACTCCACCACGGGCGCGCGCGTGTACGGACCTCATGAATTGGAGAAGGACTTCGCCGCGTTCATCCGGTTCGGCAATGTGAAGATGGCCGTAACCGACGAAGAGATGCAGACGGCCGTGGACTACTACCAGGACCGGCTCATCGAGGTGCAACTCGCCCTGCTTCGCATGAAGGAAAATTCCGCCTCGGCCACCGAGGACTTCCAGGCCAGGATCAAGGCATCGCAGAGCGCGGTGGCGATGCTCATCAAGAACAGCGAGAGCGATGGGCCCATCTTCGAGCAACTGCTGCTGCCCCCCTTCCAGAATCTGGCGAGCACCCTCTTCGACGATCAGGCCAAGCGTGTGAGCGAGGAATGGTGCGAGACCATCGTCAAGCCCCTCGCCCAGCTCATGGACAATCGTTATCCGTTCGTTCGTTCGTCGATGCTGGATGCGCCCCTGGGCGAGATCTCGAGATACATCCATCCCGTGGATGGCACCTTGCGCAAGTTCATGCAGCAGAAGCTGGGCACGGAGGTGCTCTCCTCGGGCCGCAAGTGGAGCTTCGCCAATACCAGTGCGAGCAGCCGCTACCGGGGTGAGTTGCTGACCTACCTGGAGAAGACAAGCGGGTTGGCGAATATCCTCTTCCCCGGAGACACTGCGGAACCCGTTGTCCGGTTCCAGGTCCGCATCCACGCGGGCACGTCACCAGACGCCACTCCTTCGGAAATCTCGTCCATCGGACTGACGATCGATGGCACCGACGAGATCTACCGTAACGGACCGGACAATATCTGGAAGCCCATGGTCTGGCCCGGGCTCGCCGGCAAGATGGGGGCACACATCCATGTAGAGAGCGCGTTTGGCGCCACCGCGGACATCGACGAGCCCGGCGAGTGGGGCCTGTTCCGGATGCTGGAGCGTGTAAAACAGGTCGAACTCAGCGCGGATGGGCGATTCTTCACCGCCACCTGGGAGATCGAGGACATGAATGGAGCCCTCGTGTCCGTCGACTTCCGTCCCGAGCGCACCACCAATCCGTTCTTCAGTCTGACGGGCAACAGTGCCAACCGGCTGCTGCAGCTCTTCCGGGATCCCGGGCTGTTTCCCCCTCGCTGGCTCGCGAGCAAGGGCACGGGCTGTGAAAAAGAGGCGGTCTTGAGCACGGACGGGGCGTATCGATGA
- the tssB gene encoding type VI secretion system contractile sheath small subunit has translation MSKESSVAPAERVNIVYKPATGNMMEQVELPMKMLMMGDFTGRQDDRPLEERAPINVDKTNFNEVMAQQDLKVSVSVADKLSNEQGASLSMDLQFKTLTDFAPESIVNQVPELRKLLELRSALTALKGPLGNVPAFRKKLQAMLADDEGRKRLIDELGLKTDDGNADPTK, from the coding sequence ATGAGCAAAGAGAGTTCCGTCGCCCCTGCCGAGCGCGTCAACATCGTCTACAAGCCCGCCACGGGAAACATGATGGAGCAGGTCGAGCTCCCCATGAAGATGCTGATGATGGGTGACTTCACCGGCAGGCAGGACGATCGTCCGCTGGAGGAGCGCGCCCCCATCAACGTGGACAAGACGAACTTCAACGAGGTCATGGCGCAGCAGGATCTCAAGGTGAGCGTCTCCGTCGCGGACAAGCTGTCCAATGAGCAGGGCGCCAGTCTCTCAATGGATTTGCAGTTCAAGACCCTGACGGACTTCGCTCCCGAGAGCATCGTCAATCAGGTGCCGGAGCTGCGCAAACTGCTCGAGCTGCGCAGCGCCCTCACCGCCCTCAAGGGACCCCTGGGCAACGTCCCGGCCTTCCGCAAGAAGCTCCAGGCGATGCTCGCCGACGACGAGGGCCGCAAGCGCCTCATCGACGAACTGGGCCTGAAGACCGACGACGGTAACGCTGACCCGACCAAGTAG
- the tssA gene encoding type VI secretion system protein TssA — translation MTPPIEALRERARTWLEPISAEAPCGAASKHHPAYEAISAEVAKLESPTGDAVRWDEVVRRAGELLRDTSKDLWLASYFAYGLYATEGLPGAITGATLLAELTERYWPDIFPEATRLRARGLALSWFVERMGWALSSQAGGTSLELVEALSSAMTRLAEVSRARLATQGPALGPLLTSIERLRASLPSGQLPNTAPPAPPPPPSSSPPEPLVPVEHAPAPSAAPPSPPITTLLAAQLPSLPAAELPRAEAATDFLRNIGASLVSAAGVLRHANPADPVAYRLLRTGLWLHISQPPPNSSNGRTSLPPLPATLRTKLEALTAHSRWAELLDEAESAQVQYRFSLDLQRFSFNALSSLGATHSAARETLLLELSSLLKRMPAVMDLIASDGTRLTDPATKEWLDREVLVKPAPEPRRITVPPLPREFEASVSSSSSECESETLEQIQGHVATATTARGRFVARLRLARVCVQSGHLSIARALYESLDAECTAHALDTWEPALAAACLEGFLTCGRAEKDSPNALVVDFWIRYRRLVQLDPAAALRVQP, via the coding sequence ATGACGCCTCCCATTGAAGCCCTTCGGGAACGTGCCCGCACCTGGCTGGAGCCCATCTCCGCCGAGGCGCCCTGCGGAGCAGCCTCCAAACACCATCCCGCCTACGAGGCCATCTCCGCCGAGGTCGCCAAGCTCGAGTCCCCCACGGGTGATGCCGTGCGCTGGGACGAGGTCGTCCGGAGGGCCGGGGAGCTGCTGCGCGACACCTCCAAGGATCTGTGGCTGGCGTCCTACTTCGCCTACGGGTTGTATGCGACCGAGGGGCTGCCCGGCGCCATCACCGGGGCCACCCTGCTGGCGGAGCTGACCGAACGCTACTGGCCGGATATTTTTCCGGAAGCCACGCGCCTGCGCGCCCGAGGGCTTGCGCTGTCCTGGTTCGTCGAGCGCATGGGCTGGGCGCTCTCCTCCCAGGCCGGTGGTACCTCGCTTGAGCTGGTGGAGGCGCTGTCCTCCGCCATGACACGGCTCGCGGAGGTGAGCCGCGCGCGTCTCGCCACCCAGGGGCCCGCCCTCGGACCCCTCCTCACGAGCATCGAGCGACTGCGCGCGAGCCTTCCCAGCGGTCAACTACCAAACACTGCTCCGCCAGCGCCGCCGCCCCCCCCGTCCTCCTCGCCTCCCGAGCCCCTCGTACCGGTGGAGCATGCGCCCGCCCCAAGCGCCGCCCCCCCGTCCCCTCCCATCACGACGCTCCTCGCCGCCCAGTTGCCTTCCCTTCCCGCGGCGGAGCTGCCCCGCGCGGAGGCCGCCACGGACTTCCTGCGCAATATCGGCGCGTCCCTGGTGAGCGCCGCCGGAGTCTTGCGCCATGCCAACCCGGCCGACCCTGTCGCCTATCGCCTGCTGCGCACGGGGCTGTGGCTGCACATCTCCCAGCCTCCCCCCAACAGCTCCAACGGAAGGACATCCCTTCCACCACTTCCCGCGACGCTGCGCACGAAGCTGGAGGCATTGACGGCTCATTCCCGTTGGGCGGAGTTACTGGATGAAGCCGAATCAGCCCAGGTTCAGTATCGGTTTTCCCTGGATCTCCAGCGTTTCAGTTTCAATGCGTTGTCCTCTCTCGGCGCCACCCATTCCGCCGCGAGAGAGACATTGCTATTGGAATTAAGCAGTCTGCTCAAACGCATGCCCGCGGTGATGGACCTCATCGCCTCGGATGGCACCCGCCTGACAGACCCCGCCACGAAGGAGTGGCTCGACCGCGAAGTGCTCGTGAAGCCCGCTCCGGAGCCACGGCGCATCACGGTGCCTCCACTCCCGCGCGAGTTCGAGGCGTCTGTTTCGAGCTCATCCTCGGAGTGTGAGTCCGAAACCCTCGAGCAGATCCAAGGCCACGTGGCCACCGCCACGACCGCACGCGGACGATTCGTGGCGAGGCTGCGGCTCGCGCGCGTGTGCGTCCAGTCGGGACATCTCTCCATCGCCCGGGCCCTCTACGAGTCGCTCGATGCGGAGTGCACGGCGCACGCCCTGGATACATGGGAACCCGCGCTCGCCGCCGCATGTCTCGAGGGTTTCCTGACTTGCGGTCGCGCGGAAAAAGATTCACCAAACGCACTGGTAGTAGATTTTTGGATCCGTTATCGTCGCCTCGTCCAGCTCGATCCCGCTGCCGCCTTGCGAGTACAACCCTGA
- the tagF gene encoding type VI secretion system-associated protein TagF translates to MMQSPHIGVLGKTPRHAEFIRHNASSSLSRYLLRWLEEGTLRIHGARSALPTSCASFVFTAPGESSVLVGVLAPSMDSVGRSFPLTIFQEMPASAVADRYALLPESFQPFLRASAALLDEVSTLDVPQLTERAARLTSVRPGDFRLAERLRQALLSEQHCADLLQHIGAERAMEGRYYALHTFLTACEGERHREQSLASVMLDCPFPVHLGPVAWLELATRLLGWSLLPPSFFWSEREPSRLLLCLGAAPPSLLLHLAQPARTGNHLWPLRTERPAAMAHARQALSPAQRRVIDSSTSTLEQLLSALTTRGRPS, encoded by the coding sequence ATGATGCAGTCGCCGCACATCGGTGTGCTGGGCAAGACTCCGCGCCACGCGGAGTTCATCCGGCATAACGCGTCCTCATCCCTGTCGAGGTACCTGCTGCGATGGCTGGAGGAAGGCACCCTCCGGATTCATGGGGCCCGGAGTGCGCTGCCTACGTCCTGTGCGAGCTTCGTCTTCACCGCGCCAGGTGAGAGCTCGGTGTTGGTGGGCGTCCTCGCGCCGAGCATGGACAGCGTGGGACGCTCCTTTCCGTTGACGATCTTCCAGGAGATGCCCGCCTCGGCGGTGGCCGACCGCTACGCGCTCCTGCCGGAGAGCTTCCAACCCTTCCTCCGGGCCAGCGCTGCCCTTCTGGACGAGGTGTCCACGCTCGATGTGCCTCAATTGACCGAGCGCGCGGCACGATTGACCTCCGTGCGGCCTGGAGACTTCCGCCTGGCCGAGCGGCTGCGCCAGGCCTTGCTGTCCGAGCAGCACTGTGCGGACCTGCTCCAGCACATCGGCGCGGAGCGCGCCATGGAGGGCCGATACTATGCGCTGCACACCTTCCTCACCGCCTGTGAGGGAGAGCGTCACCGCGAGCAGAGCCTGGCGAGCGTGATGCTGGACTGCCCCTTCCCCGTACACCTGGGCCCCGTGGCGTGGTTGGAGCTCGCCACACGGCTTCTGGGCTGGTCTCTCCTGCCACCCTCTTTTTTCTGGTCCGAGAGGGAGCCCTCGCGACTGCTGCTGTGCCTGGGCGCGGCGCCACCCAGTCTCCTGCTCCATCTGGCGCAACCCGCGCGCACGGGCAACCACCTCTGGCCGCTGCGTACCGAACGGCCCGCCGCCATGGCCCATGCGCGCCAGGCATTGTCTCCCGCCCAGCGGCGGGTCATCGACTCCTCCACCAGCACGCTCGAACAGCTCCTGAGCGCCCTCACGACCCGAGGACGTCCATCATGA
- the tssC gene encoding type VI secretion system contractile sheath large subunit: MSTEIISQKSAIPAAAIASPSLLDEILSEAKIKPKDEGYDIARRGVEAFISEMLSPQRSQERVDKALVDAMISEIDRRLSAQVNEIMHHPEVQSLESSWRSLKFLVDRVDFRENIRVEMLNASKEDLLKDFEDSPEVVKSGLYRIAYSNEYGVFGGKPYGLLLGNYDFGPGPQDIDLLRKCASVAAMAHAPFIANASPEMFGEQSFLNLPNLKDLKSQFEGPQYARWHSFRESEDARYVGLCMPRFLLRLPYGEKTIPVKAFNFTEDVIGHHDRYLWGHASTAFATRVADSFARYRWSPNIVGPQSGGAVEMMPLHQYEAMGEIQTKVPTEVLLTERREYELSEEGFIGLVFRKDADNAAFFSANSAQKPRFFGSTPEGKAAETNYRLGTQLPYMFIMTRLAHYVKVLQREQIGSWKERSDLERELNQWMSQYIADMDDPAPAVRSRRPLRAARVSVEDVEGQPGWYRCNLQVRPHFKYMGAAFTLSLVGKLDKE; this comes from the coding sequence ATGAGCACCGAGATCATTTCCCAGAAGTCCGCGATCCCCGCAGCGGCCATCGCGTCTCCCTCCCTGCTCGACGAGATCCTCTCCGAGGCGAAGATCAAGCCCAAGGACGAGGGCTACGACATCGCCCGTCGGGGCGTGGAGGCCTTCATCTCCGAGATGCTGTCGCCCCAGCGCTCCCAGGAGCGGGTGGACAAGGCCCTGGTGGACGCGATGATCTCGGAGATCGACCGGCGCCTGTCCGCCCAGGTCAATGAGATCATGCATCACCCCGAGGTCCAGTCGCTGGAGTCCTCGTGGCGCTCGCTGAAGTTCCTCGTGGACCGGGTGGACTTCCGCGAGAACATCCGCGTGGAGATGCTCAACGCCTCCAAGGAGGACCTGCTCAAGGACTTCGAGGACTCGCCCGAGGTGGTGAAGTCCGGGCTGTATCGGATTGCCTACTCCAACGAGTATGGCGTGTTCGGTGGAAAGCCCTACGGCCTGTTGTTGGGCAACTACGACTTCGGTCCGGGACCCCAGGACATCGACCTGCTGCGCAAGTGCGCCTCCGTGGCGGCCATGGCGCATGCGCCGTTCATCGCCAATGCCAGTCCGGAGATGTTCGGGGAGCAGAGCTTCCTCAACCTGCCCAACCTCAAGGATCTCAAGTCCCAGTTCGAGGGGCCCCAGTACGCCCGGTGGCACTCGTTCCGCGAGAGCGAGGATGCGCGCTATGTGGGCTTGTGCATGCCGCGCTTCCTGCTGCGCCTGCCCTACGGCGAGAAGACGATTCCCGTGAAGGCCTTCAACTTCACCGAGGACGTCATCGGCCATCACGATCGCTACCTGTGGGGTCATGCCTCCACGGCATTCGCCACGCGGGTGGCGGACTCGTTCGCCCGCTACCGCTGGAGCCCGAACATCGTGGGGCCCCAGTCCGGTGGCGCGGTGGAGATGATGCCGTTGCACCAGTACGAGGCCATGGGAGAGATCCAGACCAAGGTCCCCACCGAGGTGCTGCTCACCGAGCGGCGCGAATACGAGCTGAGCGAGGAGGGCTTTATCGGGCTGGTATTCCGCAAGGACGCGGACAACGCGGCCTTCTTCTCGGCCAATTCGGCGCAGAAGCCCCGGTTCTTCGGCAGCACGCCCGAGGGCAAGGCCGCGGAGACCAACTACCGGCTCGGCACGCAGCTGCCCTACATGTTCATCATGACGCGTCTGGCACACTACGTGAAAGTGCTCCAGCGCGAGCAGATCGGCAGCTGGAAGGAGCGCTCGGATCTGGAACGCGAGCTCAACCAGTGGATGAGCCAGTACATCGCCGACATGGACGACCCGGCGCCCGCGGTGCGCTCGCGCCGCCCGCTGCGCGCCGCGCGCGTGTCGGTGGAGGATGTGGAGGGACAGCCGGGCTGGTACCGCTGCAACCTCCAGGTGCGCCCGCACTTCAAGTACATGGGCGCGGCCTTCACGCTGTCCCTGGTGGGCAAGTTGGACAAGGAGTGA